atattcggattaaaaagggggaagaatacctgacggcattccgcacgagattcggcttatacgaaaGCCTAGTTATGCCCTTCGGGCTGACGggggcccccgcgacgttccagagatatataaacgactccttgCGCGAATatttagacgtattttgtacagcctacctggacgacatcctgatttacagccgcacccgaaccgaacacgaagaacatttgaagctcgtattggaagccctgaggaaagccgggctgtatgccaacgccgcgaaatgcgaattcttcgtgaaagaaaccaagttcctgggcctactggtcggcgtcgaaggcgtgaaaatggaccctgagaaaatcaccgctatcctgaactggcaaacacccaaaaagcttactgacgtgcaagcatttttggggtttggcaacttttaccggcgctttatccgagactTCTCAAAGATTgtggcccctttgacgaaattgaccaagaaggacgtcgcattcgaatggaatagtgCCTGCGaagccgccttccgactattgaagagaaagttcaccgaagcccccgtattggcgcacttcgattgggaaaaggatgtgatcctggagaccgacgcttccgattatgtttctgcgggaatattgtcacaatacggcgacgacggaatactccgccccgtcgcgttcttttcgaaaaaacacacagctaccgaatgcaattacgagatttacgacaaagaattgctagccattatccgctgttttgaagaatggcgcccggaactcgaagggacgtcgtccccggtccaagtaattacggaccaccgcaacctggaatatttcacgacgacgaaaatgctcaaccgccgacaagcccgatgggccgaattcctgtcaagatttaatttccgtatcacctaccgacccgggaaacaaggagcgaagcccgacgcactaaccaggaggtcagaggatatgcctgaggagggggatgaacgacttaagcaccaaacacaagtcgtactgaaagaacacaatttacctgcccgccccacccggttacaacccataatccgccaaaacaaacccctattaccaagatacctgatagagctactagacgccggatacgaatccgacccgataacgcaatctgccctagaagcgttgaggacaggcgccgaccgccaccccaagctgcaattggccgaatgcgaagaacgatccggctatttgtattaccgcaatagactgtacgtacccgattcgaataatctgaaagccgagatcctgcgccgctgccacgactcccccgtcgccggtcaccccggcaaagcaaaaacctacgacctgctgtcccgagaatattactggcccggaatgctacattacgtatcattatgggtaaagaaatgccagacctgccgccgaatcaacccgtcccgcgaaggccaccagggcctcctgcgacccctgcccactcctgaacgctcatggcaacacctgtcgatggattttatcacacatttgccgcaaagcaacggccacgacgccatcctagtggtcgtagaccgcctgactaaaatgagacacttcgtcccttgtaaagggacctgcaatgccgaggacaccgccaacctgtacctacaccacgtatggaaactacacgggttgcccctgacgatagtttcggatagaggcacccaattcgtgtcgaagttttggaaacacctgacaacccgtttgaaaatcgacagcctgctatccactgctcaccaccccgagactgacggacagaccgagcgttttaacgcgtccctggaacaatatttgagagcttatgtggcctacctgcaagatgattgggaaagttggcttcccctcgccgaattcacagccaactcccacaagtccgagaccaccggaacctccccgttttacgcgacttacggattccatccccgcatgggattcgagccggtacccctgaaccagcctttgcccgcccagcgggatgccgaaaagctagccgcccgaatggaagccattctggaacaagcccgcgccgaaatgaccgccgcccaagcccgttacgaagaacaggcgaaccgacaccgtaccccggcccgccggcttaccgtcggccaatatgtatggttagacgcacggaacatccagaccgcccgcccgcagaagaaactggattggaagaacttgggacccttccgaatttctgaagtgattagcccgtacgcctaccgtttggacctgccgtcgtctatgagagtacaccctgttttcaatataaaccgactaaaacctgctgacgttgagcccctgccgggccaacaacctgcaccgccaccccatttggaagtggaaggtgagagagaatacgaagtcgaagagatcctcgactccttttgggaaacccgcggccgaggaggccgccggctgaaatatatcgtccgttgggctggatatagcgaacccacgactgaacctgccgattacctggaaaacgctgctcaattggtaaagaatttccaccgtcgatacccccataagcccgggccccggccgtgacggagctcggcctggaaggggggaatactgtcacagacctgaaggacagccactgggctgtcgcttagtcatgacccctgtcacgtgaaggcgcgagggccgagcgcctcgcgcgcgtatatctacgcgaaatctctgcagtctccgatatgtagctcctcgagctacgtcttcgtcaacaaccacctgctaccctgtacctggaagactagatagccaatatactctgtcctgttacctgatcgcccgcacctacctgtccgccctgcctgcccgtgacagggccctataacgtggaagtgcaaaaaggctagtactatagctttaagcaccccagaagccgaaaccgacgccttagcggaagccctgcgtgaagcacagtggcttaaaagcctatttacagagattggactacctgtaaaaggccctattgcaatatttggagataatacaggctctatagctaacgcacacaaccctacgcaccaccaacgtactaaacatacgttattaaaatttcactacgtaagggagttagttacagaaggattagtgaccctaaaatacctggaatccaaacaaatgcccgctgacggccttacaaagcccctaacgcttccaattcacaaggtttttttagagcttatagggttaaaacccctgtaaacttagtttttacctattgaattgtagggcacctagttagttcgttagctaactaccaccatttttctcctttgtttgcaattattggatttttgttagcccgacaccaaccgatctacccaaacctaccctgctcaggttgattattaagcaacttataccgaccttatacccgaagtcgaatccgaatttaattagctcgcgttttgggcgacctagcgatttttaatctaccctatatattaaacttttctgggatccacaacaacgaacagccagattagctacctggcttagtagtaagttccgttggttataatctgtaggtcgtgggttcgaatccgggggttgttacaattctgggggtctttttcaattcgggggttcagtcaatcgggggtttggtacaaagggcttattcatccagggggttcgcaccgggggttcgagttgggttgggacacaagggggaatttcttttgtttttttgttttgggggttttattttacgtacttttcttttccgactttatttttggattaagtagcaaaagagagggggtgttaattatatgcattattttgcatgtaataagcccacttttatttgtatatagccaattttatttagtgccgaagtggagtggggaatggtggaattccgttactttgttaatgcaggaatgcaatttaaaggtcagcgagtggggttagctaccctgtaccgggtttaatacccaccctgcacctgcgagtcagctaccctgtaccgggttgaaaatttcaccaagtcaacgtttaaatgcaaacccagagatggtttgtatgcaaatgagggtgttttttcaaaaacccatacaaattagtttttcggaaattcattcgcggcaccggaaccttttctggcgtgcggacccccacttcgatgtcggagagtatgtaagggaaataaagcaaaatctcccccaaccaattatttatcagtaccaaaattatagtgcatttctacctattatttagcgcttttagcactggttatttaccacgccgcacctagggtttacccctatatcccctgttagcaccattattattaacaaTATCGATTTATTAACCGGAAACGGCGTTTAATTTCGCCGCAACGGTGCAAATAATAACGCCGGATAGAAAAAATTACGAATTTATAAATAAACGTATAAATTGGCAATTGGAAAACGCGCAAAAAAGGTTcttttatatttttataaattttaaaaaaacaaaattgtTCGTATTTGTCGACGGTTTTTTTGCAAATAAtaaaaatttaaatttaCAAATTggttttattattatattggGCAATAAAAATTGCGACGAACAAAAAATAGGTTTTCGCGTTATTGGTaatattttatattaaaTATCGAACAAATGTTACAGAATAATAAAAAACGTATTGGTTAATAAaatttataatataataaacGGGTTTAATATAAAATTTGTATTAAAAATTATTATCGCCATTATTATAAATTTGTTAAATTTATTTTTTGTATTTGTAATTATATATACCGATAATTTGTCGTTATACCAATATTTGGTGCAATTGGAAACGATTTCGGAAAAACGGTttgttaataaaaatggtgctaacaggggatataggggtaaaccctaggtgcggcgtggtaaataaccagtgctaaaagcgctaaataataggtagaaatgcactataattttggtactgataaataattggttgggggagattttgctttatttcccttacatactctccgacatcgaagtgggggtccgcacgccagaaaaggttccggtgccgcgaatgaatttccgaaaaactaatttgtatgggtttttgaaaaaacaccctcatttgcatacaaaccatctctgggtttgcatttaaacgttgacttggtgaaattttcaacccggtacagggtagctgactcgcaggtgcagggtgggtattaaacccggtacagggtagctaaccccactcgctgacctttaaattgcattcctgcattaacaaagtaacggaattccaccattccccactccacttcggcactaaataaaattggctatatacaaataaaagtgggcttattacatgcaaaataatgcatataattaacatttATAATACCGCCTGCGGTATTATATTTTTATATTCGATTTTTATAATTTTGTACGTTTTCCGTAATAATTTAtaattgtcacggccaggcatacattggagaacctcagtgtattaggcgctatcgacgaaaattctaaactgaagagaagagagaaattacaatcgacgacgcgctcaagagacgcgcttaaatccggaggtagtggatccttgtccgatccctggctcggtgtggagccgagtcgtgattctgagggtaggtctaagggcctgatcctcacaattGTATCGAAATAAATTCGTTCCACATTTCGACGTTCGTCGTTGTTTTGGAAACCCAATTTCCCGTTTATCGTACCGTATTTTGTTATTTACGGAATTTTATTATTTCGTTTAAATTGGTTGTTAATTATAAAATAATCGGCCTAAATAATAAAATCCAAAAACCCCTCATTGGTTAAAACGgatattatttttatattttttacGTAACGTTTGGATAAACGTTATACGTTTAATACAAAAATTTTAATATATATTAACGgtttttttaatattatCCGTAAAATATTTTGTCGGTTTTAAATATTTGTAAAATAACGGTATTaacgttttatccctttattttgcttttttatattatttaaataatattaattaatattaatAGGTTTTTTGTAAATCGATCGATTAACAAAACGTTGTTATTGGGTAAAAAGTAGTATATTTTTGTTTAACGACTAATTTATTTACGTTCGAACTTTTaatcgttttttttgcttttataCCCGTAATCGAAGGTCGGATGAGTCACGTGCGGGTCCACACGTGAGTCATCGATTGAATTGATGAATTGAACGCAATCCCTTTTATTCCAACAAACGGCGTATTATATCAAACGTTAAAAGGTGGAGGCGGCATTAGAGATTTTTAGATCCGAGGTTCCAATAAGAGAATACTATTTGCAGTCAAGGAATGGTGCAGATGAATGTGAGTTACTAAGAACCTACAGAAGCATGTCCTTTAGAGCCTACCGGAACCTGGGAGGAGGCTACGTTGGTCCTGGATCATTTTGCTACTGtgacaaaggaaaataaagCTGTGCAAAACCTCATCTGCAGGGATGACATGAGGAATACTTGTCCTATCCAAATTTCAGATTATTCAAAGAATCGACCAATGGCAGCGTCTACAAAACAACCATACACAGCTGGTGTCTTCAGTAAACAGACGAGATGAGATGGAAGCTCATGCAGTCACACTGTCACAGTTCATCCGAGTATTGACGCCCCCAAGACATGACATTGGCTGAGCATATAGATAAGGTACTTCCAAGAGGGTGGTAAGAATGCACCTCCAATGGAATGGTTGGAAAGGTTCCCGTGTACGTGCCATTCGCCGGGACTCGAGGTGTGCTGTCTGCGTAGCTGACAGTCtggcaaagaagaaaaagagaagaaaaaaaacctttCCGACATCGGGGAGGGAAGCTGGGCAATTTACCCGTATGCCTCACGGCGACTTTTAGCCTTATTAAATCCCATTCCGAGATTATTTATAGTGGTAATATGGTTGATTGGTGGGTAAGCCCTCAGTTTTGCTTGGCGAAAAAGGCCGGGTCGCAGACGAAACCTGCACCCGTGGCCAGAAGCCCGGTTTTGGCCACCCTTTGACAACATTGAGAACGAGGCACGCGCCAGGCTTTACATGCACCCCGGACTCGTCTGCCGTGACACAGCAGTTGCAACCAAACTCTTGGTAGTACTATAAAAGGGTTATAGATTACCAGCTGCCAGATTTGCCGAAATTTCGGTGTCCCGTATAGAGCTGGTTCGCCCCCTAggcaaaaaagagaaaaagaattcTCAGACGTGAAGGAACTTTTGAAAAGAAAATGCAATCATTTCATGCGATCTGCAGAGTAAGCTGCAGGAGGTCGGGCCTATTGATCCCTTCAGATATCATTCGCGACTGGGCACGACGGTTTGTCTTACCCGGCTCGGCACTTTTTGGGAGCCATTTGCTGATAGCACGTACCGAGACACTGCCGCCAAGTCGGAGACGCACCCGGCTCATTGGAGCAGGGTTTATTTTTACTGTTCAAGTCTCTGATATATAAACCATAATTCTGGGCAGCTTTTCGAAACTCTTGACGCTTTATCGCCAGCCCCTTCTCTCGGTCAACAGTAAGACTGCCTTCTGAGCTGAACTTGAGCCACCCTGCTTGGGGAAACGAACTGATACTTGAACCTGACCCAAAGACGGCAGCAGCAAGAATGGCTCGGCTATTCTCCACCGCGCTGCTGGCGCTTGGCCTCGTCGGCGGCATGGCGGCCGCGCAGGGCTCGCAGCCGGATGCGCTCAAGCAGCTGGAGAACAAGGGGATGCCGCAGCTCATGGCGCAGCTGGCCAAGTCCAAGACGTGCAGCAACGCGACGATGCGCATCCGCAAGGAGTGGTGAGCCTCCGTCGTTTTTGATCtctctgctttttttttgtgcagtGGCTGACTCTTTCTgcgaaccaaaaaaaaggggcgATTTGCCAGGTGCAGAGCGCAAAGAGTACATTGGTGAGTAGCCTCAATGTGTTTGAATGGCGGTTCAAACGGGGTTTGGAATAGCTGCTGACGTGCGGAATAGCTGCGGTGCTTTGCCTGTCCCAGCGTCCGTCTCACTACTCGCCTTCAGTGTGCCCAGGCTGCAAATCCCGATACGACGACTTTGTTGCCGTCCACATGGAGTTTACTCCCACCATCCACGGCACAGTAAGCTACATTTGTCTTGTCTTGTCTTGTCTCATCTACCACCCCCCCTCGCTGTTGCTACGCCCAAGCATTCTACtcacaggaaaagcattagGGCAACTTTTTGTCGTGGCACAGGCACTACACGTATGCTTTCGAGTCGGCCCTGATCAAAGAGTGCGGCTACACCGGCGCGCAGCCGTACTGGGACTATGGGCGCTGGGCCCAGGACCCCCTGAACAGCCCGATCTTTGACGGCAGCGACACGAGCATGTCTGGCAACGGCGAAAAGATCCCCCACAGGTCCACGCTATCCCCAGCCGGAGAAGGCGGAGGCTGCTTGGTGTCGGGTCCATTTAAGAAGTGAGTCTTTTGCTCTTGCAGCAAAGCCTTGTTTGACAAGCCTTGGAGTCCAAGTCTTGGATCACCTTTACTAACaagttttcctttttttccccttctttCCCCAGCATGACCGTCTATCTGGGCCCACTCGCGGCAACGGCGGATCCCAGGCCAAAGGCCAACCCGCAGGCCAACGGCCTCGGATCGAACCCGCGCTGCATCCAGCGCGACGTCACCAACTACCTGTCGTCGCGGTACGGGCGGACGCAGGACATTGTGAACCTCATCACGCGCAACAGCGCCATCGGGCCGTTCCAGACGGCCATGCAGTCGACCACCGGCTCGGCGATCGGCATCCACGGCGTCGGGCACTTTGTGCACGGCAGCCAGGACCCGGGGGGAGATTTCTACATAAGCCCGAACGATCCGGTGTTTTGGCTGCACCACTGTATGTgacgtccttttttttgggttttgaAAGGTTTACGTCGGAAGATGTCTTTATGCACAGGCGCACATGCTGACTGACTGCGtgttacaaaaaaaaaaaaacatacagCCATGATTGACAGGGTCTGGACGATCTGGCAGTCGCAAGACCTGGCGAATCGCCTCATGGTCATCGCCGGCGGCACCTCAATGTTTGGAATCGGCTCACGCTTGCAATCGCTGGATGATTTGATTGATCTAGGCAACGTGGAGCCCACGGCCAAGAAGTGGAAGATTCGGGAGCTTGTTAGCATTGTTGACGGACCGCTTTGCTACATGTATCAGTGAAGGGGGAAGCTCGAAAGGTTACTGCGTGGTAGTGTCAGAGGATATCATGTCGTGTGAATCTAGTTTACCAGCGAGTTGTACTGTCTTACATTATCAAGTTACGataaagggaaaaaaagacgaacTTTTGGACATTCCTTTTTGCATAGAGATTTTCTCTTGCCTGCCCATCAGCTGCCGCCGCCTAGAGGATCTTTGATAACAGCAGCCTGCTCCGGCGAGACTTTGATGCCGAAATACCTCTCCAGCCCCCTGATGCGCTCCTCCTCGCTCTGCAGCCTCTCCACGACCTCCTCCCTGCCAGCGACCGTCCTCTTGATCTCGTCGTTGAACAGCACCCACGTGCCCCTCGCCGCACAGCCGCCGCGGCACGGCAGCACGACCTCGCCGTCGACCTCACCCTCGGGCACCGTCCGCACCGCCATGACGTTGTTGAGAAAGAAGCTGTCCGGGTGCGTCATGGTGTGGAAGTTGAGCACCTCGTAGTCCTCGGGGAAGAACTCGGCGTCCACGAAGCTGTACCGCTCCTTCCagccctcctcctccccgTCCTCGCGCGTCGAGTACACCCACACGCGCTGGTCCGCGTGCAGGTGCTGCCGCGGTATGCTGCGCCACTCGACGCGGCCCATTGACGACGGCGGGATGCGCACAAAGTCGTGCCGGCCGCCGTCGTCCTTGCGAGGGAGTGGGATGGGCATCGGCGGGCCGCCTTTGCCGAAGCCGACGTCGACTTGGTATCGTTGGCCGTCGATGGTGACGATGTTGAGCATGTGACTCCTGTGTTTTGATCTTTGTCAGCGGGCTGTTTTAGGGGTGTATATGTACATATACATGCACGGGTGCCCACGAGTGGTGGGTCTCCAAACGGTGGCTCACAATCCCGAAAACCTCCCCGAGTCGTCCGACTTTTTGATCCGCCCGCCGACGTTGAGCACGTCGAAACCCAGCCCGCGCATCACGGCCGACAGGAAGGCGTTGACCTCCATGCAGTAGCCGCCGCGCCCGCCAACCACAATCTTGTCGAACAGGTCCTGCTCGTCGAGCGACAGCGGCGGCGTCTTGGCGCTGTACCGCAGCGAAATGTTCTCAAAGGGGACGCGCGCGAGGTGGCGGGCCTGGACCTCGGTGAGCGTGGCCAGggttggcggcggcagagtcCCTGCGTCTGCATTCCGGAAGCCGATGTGGTCCAGGTACTGTTCGATCTGGCCTTTGCTGTACGAAGCCatttggtttctttttttgtcaccCAGGGCACGTCTTTGGGGCTCGTCAAGGGCTTGtgaggtctttttttttttttttttttggcgtggAAAAAAGTCCCGGCTCGACGATTTCTGGGCATGCGGGTGATGACAAAACGCCCCCGTTCGGCACTGCATGGCCCCGCATCTTCGCGGCAGTAGGAGGGTGGGCCGTGACAGCTGAATGACGACGACCAACCACTTTATAGCTCGGCTCGACAGGCACAAATCCAAAGTTTCATGTCAAAATTGTCATGATAAATCCCACCCAGAATTGGATATTTTACTCTGATGCGCCATTCACAAAATAGTCTCACACGGCAATGGTGTCTGGTCCGTCAAAAGGTCTGAATGGCGGCATGATCCACTTGGACGCCACTCGCCTGCGTCGTATACACAAGCTGAGCCGTGCTTTCCAGGCCCGATCACCCTGCTCGGCTCCTGCTCCTGAGCTGGATCCGACCTCAGCTCTGACGGCACGACCAGCTCCATCTCAAAAAGCCGTCCTTCCCTCGCGGCATCGGTGTCATTCCCGTCCCTTAATTCCCACCTGCAGCTCAACAAACAGCGAGAACTGGTGGATCGAACAGCTACCGGAGGGCAATCCGCGGAGATACAAAATACCGTGCAAAAAGGTAGACTCATACCATAGCATGCCCGGTCTTGCCGGTATATCTATCTACGTATGTCCTTTGTACCAAAAGCCGGTGTGGGGAATCCCTGCCCTCCATCGGCGGTCCCCCAGTTGGAACAACTCCcaattaaatttgcaacgccagcgttacTAAAAAGGTGCATCGCTAGGCCAAGTTGAGGAAAAAGTGAAATAGAATCGCGAATAAGTCTACACAAAGTCCAAGATTTGAAGAGGCTGTTGAATGGTTTTGTTATTTGATGCTAGCCACGCACGGTCGTGCGTTTGGATCTTGAATGTCCAACACCAGCCACGAATTTAGGCATTGCCACGGTCCACACTATATCCAAACATTTTAATTTACTCAGGCTTTGGAAATTTTATGTAAATCGTCAGTTGCCGCCGGGCAAAAGGCCGCAACATCCTGATTTCTGACCCGCCTCGCCAGCCTGCTTTTTCATTGCTGCCTTCGCCTCCCGTTGGGCCTCCCGTTCGGCCTTCTGGGCTGCTCGCTTTTTAGCTTGCTCTTCTTTCAGACGCtttttctcttccgcctTCAGCAGACGCGCTTCTTTTTCATGTTGCTTTCGTCTATTCCGTTGTGCTGTTGATTCCCCCCAACCGTCGTCACTGTCATCATCGTCCCCATAAGCGCCCGCAGCAATAACGGCCGCCCGCTTGCTCAAAACTTCCCCAGTAGAAACTCCGTAAACTTCTGTAGCTTTTGTGAGCAAGTCTCGTAAGC
Above is a genomic segment from Pyricularia oryzae 70-15 chromosome 7, whole genome shotgun sequence containing:
- a CDS encoding N-acetyltransferase produces the protein MASYSKGQIEQYLDHIGFRNADAGTLPPPTLATLTEVQARHLARVPFENISLRYSAKTPPLSLDEQDLFDKIVVGGRGGYCMEVNAFLSAVMRGLGFDVLNVGGRIKKSDDSGRFSGLSHMLNIVTIDGQRYQVDVGFGKGGPPMPIPLPRKDDGGRHDFVRIPPSSMGRVEWRSIPRQHLHADQRVWVYSTREDGEEEGWKERYSFVDAEFFPEDYEVLNFHTMTHPDSFFLNNVMAVRTVPEGEVDGEVVLPCRGGCAARGTWVLFNDEIKRTVAGREEVVERLQSEEERIRGLERYFGIKVSPEQAAVIKDPLGGGS